Proteins co-encoded in one Acidobacteriota bacterium genomic window:
- a CDS encoding ABC transporter permease, with the protein MSAERRRGAALALGLSLLALLGTVSLGSVLLSIDPLTIRTDRILSPPSLDHPLGTDQLGRDLLSRLLAGGRPSFLAGLVATAMALTLGVGLGTLASRAPIWLDTLLSRGTDLVYAFPALIGAMVLIGLPESHPFMALPQGMRVGLVVGLFSWPMIYRFVRLEVRRQLGSDRHVAALAAGAGPLRALGLHLLPQALAPALVPASFIAGSTILVEAALGFLGLGVRPPEPSWGNLLRDGMAHVDSAWWMVLFPGLAVFLAVLAFQLIGEGLARPRAEGIR; encoded by the coding sequence GTGAGCGCCGAACGTCGCCGCGGAGCCGCGCTGGCGCTCGGCCTGTCGCTGCTGGCTCTGCTCGGCACCGTCAGCCTGGGGTCGGTGCTGCTTTCCATCGACCCCCTGACAATCCGCACAGACCGGATTCTTTCCCCGCCTTCCCTCGATCACCCCCTGGGTACCGACCAACTGGGGCGGGATCTTCTGTCCCGGTTGCTGGCCGGCGGACGACCGAGTTTCCTCGCCGGCCTGGTCGCCACCGCCATGGCCCTGACCCTGGGGGTGGGGCTGGGCACCCTGGCCTCGCGCGCCCCGATCTGGCTCGACACTCTGCTGAGCCGGGGAACCGATCTGGTCTACGCCTTCCCCGCCCTGATCGGAGCCATGGTGCTCATCGGCCTGCCGGAAAGTCACCCCTTCATGGCGTTGCCCCAGGGCATGCGGGTCGGTCTGGTGGTCGGCCTCTTCTCGTGGCCCATGATCTACCGTTTCGTGCGCCTGGAAGTACGGCGGCAACTGGGCTCGGACCGGCACGTGGCCGCCCTGGCCGCGGGGGCAGGCCCCCTGCGGGCTCTCGGACTTCACCTGCTGCCCCAGGCCCTGGCCCCGGCCCTGGTCCCCGCGAGTTTCATCGCAGGGAGCACGATTCTCGTCGAGGCCGCCCTGGGCTTCCTCGGCCTGGGCGTCCGCCCTCCCGAACCTTCCTGGGGCAATCTCTTGCGGGACGGCATGGCCCATGTGGACAGCGCCTGGTGGATGGTCCTCTTCCCCGGCCTGGCCGTCTTCCTGGCCGTCCTCGCCTTCCAGTTGATCGGCGAAGGACTCGCTCGCCCCCGGGCGGAGGGGATCCGCTGA
- a CDS encoding S26 family signal peptidase yields MAAVPDPAKVARQVILALALAAAGAGGLSAAFAPRMVTIQGRSMLPTLHPGDRALALGPPGITRFISAGDLVLAEVPGRRPGHRDLVIKRVERVLSTPQGRFFRLAGDNRARSRDSRRFGALPAAALRGLVIWRWAHSPRAGSRPAEPAGR; encoded by the coding sequence ATGGCGGCCGTCCCGGACCCCGCGAAAGTCGCCCGCCAAGTGATCCTGGCCCTGGCGCTGGCCGCCGCCGGAGCGGGCGGGCTGAGCGCCGCTTTCGCCCCCCGGATGGTCACGATCCAGGGGCGCAGCATGCTGCCCACCCTCCACCCCGGGGACCGGGCGCTGGCCCTGGGGCCCCCGGGCATCACACGGTTCATCTCGGCGGGCGACCTGGTGCTGGCGGAGGTGCCCGGGCGACGGCCGGGCCATCGCGACCTAGTCATCAAGCGGGTGGAGCGGGTCCTGTCCACGCCTCAAGGCCGCTTCTTCCGCCTGGCCGGCGACAATCGCGCCCGGAGCCGGGATTCGCGGCGCTTCGGAGCGCTGCCGGCAGCAGCCCTGCGGGGCCTGGTGATCTGGCGTTGGGCTCACTCCCCGAGGGCGGGCAGTCGCCCGGCGGAACCGGCGGGGCGGTAG
- the larE gene encoding ATP-dependent sacrificial sulfur transferase LarE: MNKPEPDRRGIDAKLELLRAWIRDHRPLVVAYSGGVDSALLTRVAVDEVGDDVVAALAVGPSLPRRERVIAERMARAMGVRLEILETREFEDERYLSNAGDRCYWCRSALVEALRPYASRRGAHLAYGAVPEDLGDDRPGMRAAEEGGVSAPLIEVGLTKKEVRELARRYQLEVWDKPASACLSSRVEVGERVTPGRLARIEAAEDGLLAMGFRQVRVRDHGTLARIEVGRDELERLLAPETRQRVAALVRQAGFEKVAVDLEGYRPAGSAGRLPALGE, translated from the coding sequence ATGAACAAGCCCGAGCCGGATCGGCGGGGAATCGACGCGAAACTGGAGTTGCTGCGGGCCTGGATCCGAGATCACCGTCCCCTCGTGGTGGCCTACTCGGGGGGGGTGGACAGCGCCCTTTTGACCCGTGTCGCCGTGGACGAGGTGGGTGACGACGTGGTGGCAGCCCTGGCCGTCGGGCCTTCTCTCCCGCGGCGGGAGCGGGTCATCGCCGAACGGATGGCTCGGGCGATGGGCGTACGCCTGGAGATCCTCGAGACCCGGGAGTTCGAAGATGAACGTTATCTTTCGAATGCCGGTGATCGCTGTTACTGGTGTCGCAGCGCCCTGGTCGAGGCCTTGCGGCCCTACGCCAGCCGGCGGGGCGCGCATCTGGCCTACGGTGCCGTGCCCGAGGACCTGGGGGACGACCGCCCGGGCATGCGGGCGGCGGAGGAGGGAGGGGTGAGCGCCCCGCTGATCGAGGTCGGCCTGACCAAAAAAGAGGTGAGAGAGCTGGCGCGGCGCTACCAGTTGGAGGTCTGGGACAAGCCCGCCTCCGCCTGCCTTTCGTCCCGGGTCGAGGTGGGTGAGCGGGTCACTCCCGGTCGTCTGGCCCGCATCGAGGCGGCCGAGGACGGGTTGCTGGCCATGGGGTTCCGGCAGGTGCGCGTGCGGGATCACGGCACCCTGGCCCGTATCGAGGTGGGGCGGGACGAACTCGAACGACTGCTCGCCCCCGAGACACGTCAGCGGGTGGCGGCCCTGGTGCGCCAGGCCGGCTTCGAGAAGGTGGCCGTGGACCTGGAAGGCTACCGCCCCGCCGGTTCCGCCGGGCGACTGCCCGCCCTCGGGGAGTGA